The following nucleotide sequence is from Pseudomonas sp. RC10.
TGGATCAGGTAGGTACAGGCCGCCGGGGTGAAGCCACCGAAGGTCGCGGTCGCCAGGCTGTAGGCCAGGGAGAAACCGGTGGTGCGCACTTCGACGGGCATGATTTCGGTCAGGGAGACCACCATCGCGCCGTTGTAGGAGCCGTACAAGAAGGACAACCACAACTCGACCATCAGCAGGTTGCCGAAGCTCGGGTTGGCGGTCAGCCAGGACAGGGCAGGGTACGCCGTGACGATGGCCAGAATGGTCGCCGCCAGCAGCAGGGGTTTGCGACCGATCTTGTCAGACACCGCGCCCATCACCGGCAGCCAGATGAAGTTCGAGATACCGACGCAGACGGTCACCAACAGGCTGTCCAGGTCGGACAGGTGCAGTTCGTTTTTGCCGAAGGTTGGCGTGTACGCGGTGATCAGGTAGAACGACACGGTGGTCATGACCACCAGCGCCATGCCGGCGATGACGATACCGAAGTTCGAGCCAATGGACTTCATCACTTCGCCCATGGTTGGACGGTGTTTGCGAGCACGGGCTTCGAACTCAGGGGTTTCTTCCAGCGAACGACGGATGATGAAGATCGCCGGAACGATCGCACAGCCCACGAGGAACGGCACACGCCAGCCCCATTGGCCCATCTCTTCCGGGCTCAGCCAGTGGTTGAGGCCAACACCCAAGAGGCCTGCGAACACCACCGCTGCCTGCTGGCTTGCGGACTGCCAGCTGACGAAGAAGCCTTTGCGGCCCGGCGTCGAGATCTCAGCCAGGTACACCGACACACCGCCCAGTTCCACACCAGCGGAGAAGCCTTGCAGCAGACGGCCGATCAACACCAGCAACGGCGCGGCAACGCCCAGCGTGGCGTAACCCGGTACGCAAGCGATCAGGATCGTACCCATCGCCATCATGGCCAGGGTGATGATCAGACCTTTCTTACGGCCATGGTGGTCGATATAGGCGCCGAGGAAGATGGCACCCAGCGGGCGCATGAGGAAGCCTGCGCCGAAGGTGGCGAGCGACAGCATCAGGGATGCGAATTCGCTGTCGGCCGGGAAGAAGGTTTTGGCGATGGCTGTGGCGTAGAAGCCATAGACCATAAAGTCAAACATTTCAAGGAAGTTGCCGCTGACAACGCGAAAAATCGCTTTGCCTTTGCCTGTGGTCGAGGCCATTTGGAATTACTCACTTAGGCTGTCTAGCTGGGGGAAATCCGTTGTATTTGTACGTCCTCTGCCGCGCGGCACGGGCTTGGCCTCGCACTGCACAGATTTGTAACGATATGTGTAAAAGTGGCGGATGGCAATCAGAAGCCTTGCATCTGGCTTCTCGCATCACTGCCCTGAGCGGGCCATCGCACTATTTGTTTATGTCACCTCGTTGGCCCGTGTGCCTTTAACTCGCCTGATCTGTTCGGCCGTGCCCGCTGTTTACCTCGAAGGTCACGGCTCATTCTTGCGAGTTGAGTGCACAATGACTGACAAATTTGACCTGATCGATCTGTTTTCCCGACGCCCCTCCCTGTCTGAGCAGGCCCGCGATTCGCTGAGGGCTGCCCTGACGTCTTACTTCCCTGACGTTCACCTCGACCCCGACGTGGCCGTCGTCACTGGACAGGCCGAAAACGGAGAAGCGAGGACTGCGACGCTGACCGCCTGTTTGCGGCGGTTTTTTGCCAGCGGCCAGACACCCCGCTGGAAGAACGGGGCTGATGCGCTGGTCGTCGATCCAGCCTTCTCACTTGTCGCCGTTCCTGACGTCGACATGGAGGCGCTGGCCATCCTCGTCGACACGGTCTCTCTGGGTCTGCTCGATGATTTCACCGGGTCCTTGATCGCTTTTTGGGATCGTGCGGGTGCAGACGGCGCCACGCCCTGTACCCGCTTGGCGAATGCCTTGGCTCAGCGGCGCCCGGAAAACACTGACGCGAGCGTTTTCGAACAGCAGGCGCTGGCGATACTTGATGCGCAACTCGCCGATCTTCAGGCCATTCCCTCGCTTGGCCTGAATGACTTCGACGAGATCGAGCGCTACGTGGCCAAGACCACGGACATCCTGCCGTGGCTGAGCGACGCACAAGACGCCGCGATTGCCCGGCACCTGTCACGGATCGAGCAGGTGCCGGGCTGGTTGAGCCGTGCCTCGTCCGCCGACCGTCTCGATTTCAGCCGCCGACTCGCGGCTTTGGCGGTCGTGAACGCGCGAGCGGCGGGACGCTGCTGGGACGATGACGTGCCGCCGCTGCTCGATTACGCGCGCAAGACCCTGCAAGACCTGATGCGTGGCGATCACCCGGACGTCACCTGGCTGACACTGGACGACGTCACGGTGCACATCGACAAGGTGGTAGCCGTCCCTGTGCCGTCGGCGGGGCAGTTCATTCCCATTGGCAGCATCGAACATCAGCGCATGAGCGTGGCCCACTTTGCGTTGGGCAACCTGTGCAGTGTTCCCAGCGGCACGATCGTATTGTCGTTGCGCGATGGCGGACCGCTGCCGCGATGGCTGACGATCGACTACCTTAAGCAGTTGGTGGTGCGGGCTGACATCGGCCGTGCGTATCCGACGTTGGTGCGTCAGTATTTGATGACTGACCCTGTAGAGGTGTCGCGACGGCAACGGCTGTTCGGCGACCAACTGCGTGTGCAACTGCCGCTGAAGGCGCTGGAGCAGAAACTCCGTGGCGAAGGTGGGCTGACGGACGCGGGCTATCGGCGGGTCTGTTCGCTGTTTGGGCGTTCTGCTGCACACCTTGGCAGCGACACGGTGTTGCGCCCGCTGGCGTGGGTGGCGCAGCCGGGCGCCGTGGCGGATGACGTCTGCAACCAGTTCGTGATCGGTGCGTCGGATACCGCTGTGGGTCCGTTCGTGTTGTATCGACCCTTGGCGCCGATGCCGCTGATGGAGTTTGCCACGTGGCTGGAACTGCGCAGTGCCATTGCCAGGACAGGCGAACTGCAAGACGACGCGCTCGTCTGGATGACCGATCATGGGCGGCAGCGCTACGCCAACGGCGGCTTCGATCAACCTCACATCGTCCGTTTCGGGCTGGGCTCCGATTTCACGCCGATCGAGAACCCCGCACCGGCGCAACTGGCGGTCGCCAACGTGGACGGTGACGTGCTCGTTGCCCTGTTCAATGCGAACGCCCGGGCGCTGGTGGAGCTCGCGGATCGCGACTCCGTATCCAATGCCGAAAGCCGCTGGGCCATGATTCAGCGGGCAGGCTGGCTCGGGCTGGACCTGGTGATGCCGTTTCTGTCGGGCGCGGTCGGCAACGCGTTGTGGCTCGTGCAGCTGATGAGTGCCGTGGATCAAGTGCTGGTGGCGCGCAAGCGTGCGGTCGGTCACCCGGAGCGGCAAGCGTGGACGGCGCTGTTGCTGACGGTGTCCATGATGCTTATGCACGAAGGATTCGTGCCCCGCCTGCGAACGCCCCGAGCCGAAGTCGCGGAGGGGGAGGCGACGCGGGCAGGGCATGGGCCCACCGAAGCGCCGGAGACGGTGGTCGGCGAGTCGCAGGCGACTGTCCTGACACCCTTGCTGGATTTTTCCTGGTCCAGCGTGCGGCATCGGCTGACCCCGGCACAGGCCCGAGACCTTGAACGTCTGAAAGTCATGCCTGAGCCGGACTTGGGTGCGCTGTCGGCGGAACCGGGCAGGGAAGGCCTGTACTTGCACGACGGACAGTGGCACGCCCGGCTGGACAGCGGCGTGTACCGCGTGGCGTTCAGGGATGAAAACGTGCGAGTGATCGACCCTCGGTCCTCGGCAATCGTGGGTCCCAGGCTACGGCGCACAGGCGGGCGGTGGACACTGGATCTGTCCCTCGGCTTGCGGGGCGGAGGTCCGAAACGTAACGCCCGACAGGTTGCCTTGGAAAACGCCGCAAAGCTCAAGGCGGTGACTGAGCGTGAAGCGGTGCTGGATCAGCACCAGGTCGTGCTGTTTCGACGGTTCGTCGGCTGGAACAAAACGTGTCGAGGTGCGAAAACGCAGCTGCCCGGCACCTTGTACGACCTGATCGAAACCGACCTGAACGAACTGAAAGCCATCGTTGAGGAACGCCAGCGCTTACAGGCTTCCTTGCGACCCGCCGACCGAGCACCCGAGACGACCGTGGCCAAAGACCTTCAGGCGCTGGTCCGACGTATCGCGTTTTACGAGGGCGTGTTGCTGCAAAACCTCGTCAAGCTGGCGCGCAACCAAATGGACCGGCTTGAAGCGGTTTCAGTGTCGGCGGTGACGCAAGAGAACGTGGACGGCTACGTGGCGCTGTTCGAAGACATGTTGCAGATCGAAGAGCGGGGGACCCAGTGGTCCGGACTCAGGGAAAGCCTGTGGCAGCAACTGCGGGACGTGCCCAAGGTGGGCGAAAAAATCTGGCATGACGAGGTGCTGGATCTGGTCCGCAGCAATGTGTTTACCCAGTTGGACTGGCGGGCGACGCGTTTGTGGTCGCTGTTGGAACTAAGCTTCAGCAAGGATGTGATTCTGTCCAAACAGGGCAGCCTGGAGCTCAAATCATTGCGCACGGACGACCGCCTCCATGCGGCGGTCAGTTCTCAGATCGAGCTGGAAAAACCCAACGATTACACCCTCGCCGAGCAGATCGACGTGCTTGAAAGCTCGTTGCGTGAATACGATCGAGGCATCCTTATCGCTGTGTGCGCCCAGCAAAGCGTGCCCGAAGCGTTCGACCCGGTGCGATTCACCCGTTTTCTGGAGGAGTTTGGCTGGATCGCCGACCGGGCGGAAAAACGCTTGTCGGATCTGATCCGTGAAAGCACCGAGCCTGTGGCGCGTCCTGTGGATTACGCGCCACGCGTTCGGCAGCCGCGCAAACGGGTGTTCAAGACCCGCGCCCACCGCACGTTGGTGGGGCAGTTGCGCGAAGGCGAACCCGATATGCCGGGTGCGGTGGTCGATGTCACGCAATCCATGGGCAACACCGTGATCGAGACGTACCACCTGCATGAGAACGGGGAGTGGGTCGAGGTTGAAACGGTCGCGCCTGCTCAACCTGAAAAGCCCGTGCCTGTGGTGGCACTGGCGGAACTCAAACGTCAGGCCACCTCGTTGTTGGAGCGCGTCGAGGCAGACATTGCCAACGCCCGGCGTCAGTCGAAAAAGGCGGATGAGCCTGCGGACATGCAGGACATCCTGACCCACAAGGCCGACCGGCTGACGGCGCTCGCGGAAAAGCTCACGAGCACGACGGACAGTGACGAAGCGGCTCAGGTTCAGGTGAGCGCGTTGCGGGCGTCGGCCTCCCGGCTGGTGGAGGAGGGACGGACCTTGCGCATCGAGATGATCAAGGCGCAACCGCCGACGGCGGGACGTCTCGCCTGGTTGGCTCAGGAGCGTGAGGTGGACATCGCCCGGTTCGAGGGGCGCAAGAATGTGTCAGGCGCCAAACGAAACGATTTCCTGCAGGAATACGTGATCCGTGACACGGATCAGCGGGTGCTGTGGTGGGCGCATTTTCATTACGCCAGTGAAAACGCGGCAGCCGAGGCGTTCACCGCTGCTCACCTGAAACTCCCGGAGCAGCGGTTTGTGGGGTACAAGGCGCAGGTCAAGGCGGCGAAGGAGAGCAAGGACGTGATTCGCGTGTACCGCAGCGCCATCGGCAAGGAGATCGCGCAGCGGTTGTTTCTGAGCCTCGCGGGCTAGCTTATTTAAGCAGGGCCTCGCGCAGGTCAGTCGACAGACCGTCCGGCGCCAGCCAGATCGCGAAATACACCTTTGCCAGCTCAGGGTCGGGGCTGGCAAAGATCACCTTGCCATTGCGCGTCAGGTTCAAGCCATCGGTGCGGTCCCAGGTCAGGTCGTAACGGTCGCCTTTGACGATGTTCTGGAAGCTTTGGTGCAGGCGGTCGAGTTCGGGTTTCAAGCGAACGAGGGTGTCTTGCGGCTGTTGTTTTTCGAGGGCCGCGTTGGCGGCCTTGATCACGTCCTGGCGGTCGATGTCCCGAAAATAATACAGCTCAAGTTTCTGGGGTGACTGGGTGAACGCAGCCTGTTTGGCGCTGATTGAAGGCTCGGCATAAAAGGCGGCGGCGTAAACGTCGGTCCAGAGGTAGGTGAGGATCGCCTGGTTCTTGCGCTCCAGCGCCGGGGAATGGCCGTCGAGCCGGGCAGGGAAGTTGGCCTGCTTGAGCAAGTCCGCCTGAGACGCCATGGCCATCGGGCTGGCGAACGCGGCAAGCAGGAGCATCCAGTGAATGAGGCGGTGGCGCATGAGGGTGTCTTCTGTGGCGAGGGGGTGAGGTAAGGGTATGACATTTTTAGCGGTGCGCGGTGCGGCGGGGTATGCAAACGGCCTACGCTATTCGCACAGACATGGCGGTGCATCTCCAGCGACCGATAGATTTTTCGCGAATAAATTCGCTCCCACAGTGAAGACCGCATCCTGCCTGATGCCGAGTCGCGCCGTCGAATCCCTGTAGTTGTACGGCAAAAAACGCCCTCCACGCCTCAACCCCACAAAAAATGCAGCTTTTATTGGGATTCCCCCCACCAACACATTTATCATCCGCACCCATTGGGCATTTTCCGCGCCTCACCAGGGTGACGAGTGTCACGTAACGCAGACAAAATTGGCCTGCGACGCGACCAAGGGTTAATGTTCCCCGCGACGCCGGACGATTAGACTGCGCCGCGAGTTTCGATTCTTCATGCCGCCAGGCGCGGCATGGGTTAGCCAGAGACGCCAGAGTGGCGCCTCGGCCTGTTCTAAGGAGTACGCATGGCTGTCTACAACTACGACGTAGTGGTACTGGGTTCCGGCCCAGCTGGAGAAGGCGCGGCAATGAACGCCGCCAAGGCTGGGCGCAAGGTAGCCATGGTCGACAGCCGTCGGCAGGTCGGCGGCAACTGCACCCACCTGGGCACGATCCCGTCCAAGGCGTTGCGTCACTCGGTCAAGCAGATCATCCAGTTCAACACCAACCCGATGTTCCGGGCCATTGGCGAGCCGCGCTGGTTTTCGTTCCCGGACGTGCTGAAAAGCGCTGAAAAAGTCATCAACAAACAGGTCGCATCCCGCACTGGCTACTACGCCCGCAATCGCGTCGACGTGTTCTTCGGCACCGGCAGCTTTGCCGACGAGCGCACCGTTGACGTGGTCTGCGACACCGGCGTCGTGGAAAAGCTGGTCGCCAACCAGATCATCATCGCCACCGGCTCACGGCCTTATCGCCCAGCGGATATCGACTTTTCCCACAAGCGTATCTACGACAGCGACACCATCCTCAGCATCAGCCACACCCCGCGCAAGCTGATCATTTACGGGGCTGGCGTGATCGGTTGCGAATACGCGTCGATCTTCAGCGGTCTGGGCGTGGACGTCGAGCTGATCGACAACCGTGACCAGTTGCTGAGCTTCCTCGACGCCGAAATCTCCCAAGGCCTGAGCTATCACTTCAGCAACAACAACGTGATGGTGCGCCACAACGAAGAGTACGAGCGCGTCGAAGGCCTCGAAAACGGCGTGATCCTGCACCTCAAGTCCGGCAAGAAAGTGAAGGCCGACGCCTTGCTGTGGTGCAACGGTCGGACCGGCAACACCGACAGACTGGGTCTGGAAAACGTCGGCATCAAGGCCAACGGCCGTGGCCAGATCGAAGTCGACGAGGAGTACCGCACCAGCAAGCCCAACATTTTTGGCGCGGGCGACGTGATTGGCTGGCCGAGTCTGGCGAGTGCAGCGTACGACCAGGGGCGTTCGGCGTCGGGCAAGGCGGTGGACAACGGCACCTGGCGCTTCGTCAACGACGTGCCGACTGGCATTTACACCATCCCGGAAATCAGCTCGATCGGTCAGAACGAACACGACCTGACCCAGGCCAAGGTGCCGTACGAAGTGGGCAAGGCATTCTTCAAAAGCATGGCCCGTGCGCAGATCTCCAACGAGCCAGTGGGCATGTTGAAGATCCTGTTCCACCGCGAAACCCTGCAGATTCTCGGCGTGCATTGCTTCGGCGACCAGGCGTCGGAGATCGTGCACATCGGTCAGGCGATCATGAGCCAGCCCGGCGAGGCGAATACCCTCAAGTATTTCGTCAATACCACGTTCAACTACCCGACCATGGCCGAAGCCTATCGGGTCGCGGCATACGACGGCCTCAACCGGCTTTTTTGAGCGGCTCCGGCCGGTGGCCTGAGCCGGCCGGGGAGACCGATTTCAGTAATTCCCGAGGGTGGCGCTGGCCAAACCGGGAAAGTCTGTAATCAGGCTGTCAACGCCGAAGTCGGCGAGTCTGCGCATCAGCGCGGGCTCGTTGACGGTCCAGACGGACACATGCAGGCCCAGGGTCTGTGCTTTCTTCAGGCGCTCGGGCGTGCAGTGCGTCCAGTTCAGCGCCAGAATCTCGCAGCCATAGCTCGTGGCGACCTTCAACGGGTCGAGCCACGCGTATTCCGCCACCAGCCCTCGCGACAGGTCCGGGGTCAGCTCCAGCGCCGCCTTGAGCACTTCCCGCGAACTCGACGTAATGGTGACCCTGTCCAGCAGACCGTGACGTTGCGCCATCTCGCGGATCGCCAATACGGTCGTGGCCGCTCGGGTGCGTGACGCGCTCTTGACTTCCAGTTGCCAGTGGTCGAAATCGCATTTCTCGAACAGCTCTTCCAGGCGCGGAATCGGGCACGGATTGACCCAGCCCGGGCCGCCCTTGCGCGCGTCGTAGGTCACCAGGTCCTTCGCATCATGCTCGACCACTTTGCCGCGCCGGTCGGTGGTGCGTTTCAGGGTCGGGTCGTGGATGACCATCAGTTCGCCGTCACGGGACAGGTGCAGGTCCAGTTCACAACGCTTGACCCCGTGCTTCAGGCATTCCTGAAAGCTGGTGAGGGTGTTTTCCGGTGCTTCGCCTTTAGCGCCGCGGTGGCCATAGATAAGGGTCACAAATACTCCTTGAATTACGAAGGCGCCTACAGGCTCAAAATCAGGATGGATCAGGGGTGTTTTGCTCTCGGGCCAGGCGTCGTTGCGCGGCTTGTCGTTGCAGGATGTGTCTGGCCAGAAGCTGTCGCTGGGCATCGCTCAGCTCGACCCACTCGGTGCCGATCTCGAAATCGCCAAGGGTGAGGGACTGGGATTGCGTGACCCTGGCCCGCAGCATCATCCCGGACGCCTGGGGCATGAGCACCATTTTGACCGACAACAGGCTGCCGACGGGGAAGGGCTGGTGAGCGTTGAATTGCAGGCCGCCCTCGGACATGATCACTTTTTGCGGAGCGCCGAGCTTGCCTAGAACCGTCTGAGCCACCACTTGACCGAGCAAATCGATTCGTTTGCTCATGGCCCGCAGGAAGCTGTTGGTGGTACGGTCGCGGTCGTCGAGCTGGCGCAGCAGATGCTGCGATTCGAACTCGGCGACGTGCAACTCGCTCAGCAGATCGAAGAGGGTCGAGGTGTCCCGATGAGCGAGCTCATCGACCGAGCCGGACGCTGGAATGCGTTGAATTTCCAGTGCGACGCTGTCCTCGATACGGTAGTATTCGCGGCGTTCTTCTTCATCTAATGTCGACATGGCGAACCCATGGTAGCGGCGGTTGTCAGAGTGATTGCTCTCGTTTGCGACTCAGCGATTCGAGTGTAAAGCCGCAGGCCCAGGCCCGCCACAAGGACGTTCCCATTCCTCCGAACAAGCCCCTACATGTTCAGACCTCTTTTTGTATTTATCGGCACGCGTTACACCCGTGCAAAACGCCGTAATCATTTTGTCTCCTTCATTTCCCTGACGTCGATGATCGGTCTCGCCCTGGGCGTCGTGGTGATGATAGTCGTGTTATCGGTCATGAACGGTTTCGATCATGAGATGCGCACCCGCGTCCTTGGCATGGTGCCCCACGCGACCATCGAATCCGGCGAGCCGATCAGCGACTGGCAAAGCCTCGCGGCGAAGGTCAAGCAGAACCCTCAGGTTGAAGCCATTGCGCCGTTCACCCAGATGCAGGGCCTGCTGACCAACAACGGCAATGTGCAGAAAATCCTGCTCAATGCCATCGACCCGGTTCAGGAACGCAAAGTTTCGATTATCGATGGCTTCATGAAACAGGGCCGACTTGACGACCTCGTGTCAGGCGGCTTCGGCGTAGTCATCGGCGACAAGGCCGCGACCAAGCTGGGCGTCGGCATCGGCGACAAAGTCACTTTCGTCTCGCCTGAAGTCACGGTCACGCCCGCCGGGATGTTCCCGCGCATGAAGCGCTTCACCGTGGTCGGCATCTTCCACGTCGGCGCGGGCGAACTCGACGGCTACCTCGGCGTGACCAACCTTCAGGACCTGGCCCGTCTGCACCGCTGGAAGCCTGATCAAGTGCAGGGGCTGCGCCTGAAATTCACCGACCTGTTCAAGGCACCGCGCACGGCTTACGACATCGCCCAGAGCCTCGGCGATCACCAGTATTACTCCCGGGACTGGACCCGCACCCACGGCAACCTGTATCAGGCCATCGGCATGGAGAAATCCATCATTGGCCTGCTCTTGCTGCTGATCGTGGCGGTGGCGGCGTTCAACATCATTTCGACGCTGGTGATGGTGGTCAACGACAAGCGTGGCGACATCGCGATCTTGCGCACGCTGGGGGCGACGCCAGGGCAGATCATGGCGATCTTCATGGTGCAGGGCACGGTGATCGGTGTGGTCGGCACGGCGATTGGCGCGGCCGTCGGCACTCTTGCTGCACTGAACGTCAGTGCCGCGATCTCGGCGCTGGAAGGCCTGATCGGGCACAAGTTTCTCAACGCGGATGTCTATTTCATCGACTATCTGCCTTCGCAATTGATGACCAGTGACGTGCTGATGGTATGCGGCGCGGCCCTGGTCCTGAGTTTCCTCGCCACCTTGTATCCCGCCTGGCGTGCCGCGCGCACCCAGCCGGCGGAGGCGCTACGTTATGAGTGAGTCGCGCATGAGTGATAAAGCTGTACTGAGTTGCCGCAACCTGGGCAAATCCTACGAGGAAGGCCCGGAATCCGTGGTCGTGCTGTCGGGCCTGCAACTGGAGTTGCACCCTGGCGAACGCGTGGCGATTGTCGGCAGTTCCGGCTCCGGCAAAAGTACCTTGCTCAACCTGTTGGGCGGCCTGGACACGCCGACCGAGGGCAGCGTATGGCTCGCTGGCGAAGAGCTGTCCGCGTTGAATGAAAAGGCCCGTGGCCTGCTGCGCAACCGGGCACTGGGTTTCGTGTATCAGTTTCACCATTTGCTGCCAGAGTTCACCGCGCTGGAGAACGTCTGCATGCCGCTCCTGATCGGCAAGACCCCGATCCCGGAAGCCCGTCAGCGCGCCACCGCGTTGCTGGAGCGGGTAGGGCTCAAGCACCGCCTGGCGCACAAACCGTCCGAGCTGTCCGGTGGCGAACGCCAGCGGGTGGCCATTGCCCGGGCGCTGGTGAATCAGCCGGGTCTGGTGATGCTCGACGAACCGACCGGCAACCTCGATTCCCACACGGCCCAAGGCATTCAGGACCTGATGCTGGAGCTCAGCACCTCGTCGCGCACCGCGTTTCTGGTGGTGACCCACGACCTGTCGCTGGCTCGCCAGATGGACCGCGTGTGGCGTCTGGAAGAAGGCCGTCTCGTCGAGGCGTGATGCATTGAACCCGACGCCCGCTTCATGGCGTCGGGGTGTTCCTATTTAGCTACGGTGCTCCACGAATGTTCAGACCGTTATCCATCTTCATCGGCACGCGATACACGCGGGCCAAGCGGCGCAACCACTTCATCTCGTTCATTTCGATGACCTCGATGATCGGGCTGGCGTTGGGCGTGCTGGCGATGATCGTCGTGCTGTCCGTGATGAACGGCTTTCAGAAGGAAATGAGCTCGCGGATTCTTGGCATGGTGCCCCACGCGGTCATCGACGGGGTCAAGCCGCTGGACGACTGGAAACCCGCTGCCGACGCCGCGTTGAAAAACCCCCAAGTCACGGCGGCCGTGCCGTTCACGCAAATGGACGGCATGCTGTCGTACAAGGGTTCGATGCAGCCGATCGAGATCAACGGCGTGGACCCGGCGCTGGAATCCCAGGTCTCCATCGTCACCCAGCACATCGTTCAGGGCCGCCTGCAGGACTTGAAGGCTGGCGAGTTTGGCGTGGTCATCGGTGAAATCACGGCGCGGCGCTTCCGCCTGAACGTGGGCGACAAAATCACCCTGATCGTCCCGGAAATCAGCAGCGATCCGGGCGGTATCACCCCGCGCCTGCAACGCCTGACCGTGGTCGGCGTGTTCAAGGTCGGCGCCGAGCTTGACGGCTCCATGGCGCTGGTCAACGTGGCCGATGCCGCGGCGATCCAGCGCTGGCAGCCGAACCAGGTGCAGGGCGTTCGTCTGGCGCTGACCGACCTGTACGCGGCGCCGCAGGTCTCGACCGCCATCGCGGGCAGTCTCGGCGCGGACTACAAGGCCGATGACTGGACCCACACACAGGGCAGTCTGTTCAGCGCGATGAAAATGGAAAAGACCATGATCGGTCTGTTGTTGCTGATGATCGTCGCTGTCGCGGCCTTCAACATCATCGCCACGCTGATCATGGTGGTGAACGACAAGGGCGCCGACATCGCAATCCTGCGCACTATTGGCGCGACGCCTCGTCAGATCATGACCATCTTCATGGTGCAAGGCTCGGTGATCGGCGTGATCGGCACGATCATCGGCGGCGTATTGGGCGTGATCGCCGCGATCAACGTCAGTCAGTTGGTGGGCTGGGTCGAGCGCGTGACCGGCCAGCACATTTTCACCTCGGACGTGTACTTCATCAGCAACCTGCCATCGCAACTGGAAGGCAGTGACGTGGTGATGATCTGTGCGGCGGGGTTGATCCTGAGCTTTCTGGCGACGATCTACCCAGCGTATCGCGCCTCGCAGATTCAGCCGGCCCATGCGTTGCGGTATGAATGATCCGTTGAGTCACATTCTGTAGGAGCGCGCTTGCCCGCGATGGCGGTCTGTCTGCACCGATTCTGTGTCTGACAGATGGTAATCGCGGGCAAGCGCGCTCCTACAGGTGGCGTGTCGATTTCAAACAGGCAATTCAATCAAAAACCGCGTCACACCCTCCTGCGATTCACAGCGGATCGTCCCGCCATGGGCCTTGATGATCGACTGGGTGATCGCCAGCCCCAGGCCCGCATGTTCACTGCTGCCCTCATGACGTGCCGGATCAGCGCGATAAAACCGGTCAAAGAGCCGTGGCAGCACCTCGGCCGGAATGGTCGGGCCCGTGTTTTCAATGCCAATTCGCACGCGCTGGACGGACGATTCCAGTTTCACCGACACCCGACCCTGAACAGGGGTGAAGCGCAGTGCATTGTCCAGCAGGTTGGACAGGGCGCGGCGCAGCATGTGGCGATCGCCTTCCACGACGGCCTCGCCCTCACGGCTCAGCGCCACGTGCGCGTCCTCGGCGACGGGCAGGAAAAACTCCAGCAAGGCATCGACGTCTTCACCCAGCGCCAGACGCTCGCGGTTCGGGTTCAATAACCCATGCTCGGCCTTGGCGAGAAACAGCATGTCGTTGACCATCTGCGCCATCCCTTGCAGCTCCTCCAGATTGCCCAGCAACGCTTCGCGGTACTCCGCCACATCGCGGGGGCGGGTGAGGGTGACCTGCGTGTGGGTCAGCAGATTCGACAGAGGCGTACGCAGTTCATGGGCGATGTCGGCGGAAAATGCAGACAGGCGCTGAAACGCATCATCGAGACGACCCAGCATGGCGTTGAAAGCCTGACTCAGTTCGGCCAGCTCGCTGGGCATCTCGGCGTGCGGCAGGCGTGTCGTCAGCGAACTGGCGGACACGCTGGCCGCGACCTCACTCATTCGACGCAAGGGCCGCAAACCGCTGCGTGCCGCCCAGG
It contains:
- a CDS encoding lipoprotein-releasing ABC transporter permease subunit, which produces MFRPLSIFIGTRYTRAKRRNHFISFISMTSMIGLALGVLAMIVVLSVMNGFQKEMSSRILGMVPHAVIDGVKPLDDWKPAADAALKNPQVTAAVPFTQMDGMLSYKGSMQPIEINGVDPALESQVSIVTQHIVQGRLQDLKAGEFGVVIGEITARRFRLNVGDKITLIVPEISSDPGGITPRLQRLTVVGVFKVGAELDGSMALVNVADAAAIQRWQPNQVQGVRLALTDLYAAPQVSTAIAGSLGADYKADDWTHTQGSLFSAMKMEKTMIGLLLLMIVAVAAFNIIATLIMVVNDKGADIAILRTIGATPRQIMTIFMVQGSVIGVIGTIIGGVLGVIAAINVSQLVGWVERVTGQHIFTSDVYFISNLPSQLEGSDVVMICAAGLILSFLATIYPAYRASQIQPAHALRYE
- a CDS encoding heavy metal sensor histidine kinase; this encodes MFGRISLGSRLALLFAACTAVVSLTAGVLFNQASESHFMELDQQLLDSKLPTVRDALKDVTSAEQLNQRRPTLMRELAHSPDLALQLRSPDGALWFDSLSPSIPTPAAHEGLHTLTDNGTAYRAYTVPLQPDQPGTPQLTLLLDITHHQHFLERMQHLIWLTVGLSALATAVLGAWAARSGLRPLRRMSEVAASVSASSLTTRLPHAEMPSELAELSQAFNAMLGRLDDAFQRLSAFSADIAHELRTPLSNLLTHTQVTLTRPRDVAEYREALLGNLEELQGMAQMVNDMLFLAKAEHGLLNPNRERLALGEDVDALLEFFLPVAEDAHVALSREGEAVVEGDRHMLRRALSNLLDNALRFTPVQGRVSVKLESSVQRVRIGIENTGPTIPAEVLPRLFDRFYRADPARHEGSSEHAGLGLAITQSIIKAHGGTIRCESQEGVTRFLIELPV